The stretch of DNA CTCTCCCCAGGGCGAAGCCCTTTGCGATGTAATTGCGCACAAACCAGATCACCAGCGCCCCCGGGATAAGGGTCAGAACGCCCGCGGCGGCCAGCAGGCCCCAATCCATGCCGGATGCAGAGACGGTGCGGGTCATGGTGGCGGCGATCGGCTTCGCGTCGGTTGTCGTCAGCGTTCGTGCGATCAGCAACTCGACCCAAGAGAACATGAAGCAGAAGAAGCAGGCGACACCTATGCCGCTCGCAATCAGCGGCGTGAAGATCTTCAGGAAGAACCGCGGGAACGAGTAGCCATCGATATAGGCCGTCTCGTCGATTTCCTTCGGCACGCCGGACATGAAGCCTTCAAGGATCCAGACCGCCAGCGGTACGTTGAAGAGGCAATGCGCCAAGGCCACGGCGATGTGCGTATCGATGAGTCCAAAGGCCGAGTAGAGCTGGAAGAACGGCAGGGCAAAGACTGCCGGCGGCGCCATCCGGTTGGTCAGCAACCAGAAGAACAGATGCTTGTCGCCGAGGAACCGATATCGGGAGAAGGCATAGGCCGCCGGCAGCGCAGCTGCCACCGAGATCACCATGTTCATGACGACATAGCTGATTGAATTGATATAGCCGGAATACCACGCCTTCTCCGTGAAGATCGTCACGTAATTCGCGATCGTCGGGTTATGAGGATAAAGCGTCAGAGAATTGACGATTTCCGCATTGGTCTTGAAGCTCATGTTGACGAGCCAATAGATCGGCAGCAGGAGCACGATGATATAGATCGTCGGAACCAGCCACCACCAGCGCGATTCCTCGCCGCGCCGGCGCATCAGACGGCCGACTTCATCGGCGGAGAGCCCGCTTGCGACACTGGTAACGCCTGGGATGTTTCGGCTCGATGTCGTTTCGTTGGAGACGCTCATTTCAATTCTCCGCGTCGTGGCTGGTCATGACGGTGTAGAACACCCACGAAAGCAGCAGGATGATCAGGAAATAAACCAGCGACATGGCAGCTGCCGGACCGAGATCAAACTGTCCGAGGGCGGTCTTGACCAGATCGATCGACAGGAAAGTGGTCGAGTTGCCCGGACCGCCACCCGTGACGACAAAAGGCTCGGTGTAGATCATGAAACTATCCATGAAACGCAGCAGCACGGCGATCAGAAGAACGCGCTTCATCTTGGGCAGCTGGATATAGCGGAACACTGCCCAACGGGACGCACCGTCGATCTTGGCTGCCTGATAGAAAGCATCTGGAATGGAAACGAGGCCGGCATAGCAGAGCAAGACGACCAGGCTCGTCCAGTGCCAGACATCCATGATGATGATCGTCACCCAGGCGTCGAGCGGATCCTGCACATAGTTGTAATCGATGCCGATGGCGTTGACGTAATAACCGAACAAACCAATGTCGTTGCGGCCGAACACCTGCCAGATCGTGCCGACCACGTTCCATGGGATCAACAGCGGCAGTGCCATCAGAACCAGGCATACCGGCACGCCGATGCCTGATTTCGGCATGTTGAGCGCAATGAAGATACCGAGCGGAATCTCCAGCGCGAGAATGATCAACGAAAAAATCAGGTTTCGCTGCAGGGCGGCCCAGAATCGGTCGGAATGCAGGATTTCGGTAAACCAGTCCGTTCCGTTCCAGAAGAACTGGTTGTTTCCGAAAGTGTCCTGAACGGAATAGTTCACAACCGTCATCAAGGGAATGACAGCCGAGAAAGCCACCAGCACGAGGACCGGCAGAACCAGAAACCAGGCTTTGTTGTTCCAGGTTTTTTCCATGATCAAGCCTCCGGTCCGGCGCGCCAAGAGTCGGCATAGATACTGATAGCTGATGGCTCGAAGGTCACCCGGGGATCGGCCGGAATTTCCTCGTCCTCGGGAATGACGATCGCGATCGGCTGGCCGGCGAACTGCGCGCGGACGATCTTCTGCCGGCCGATATCTTCCACCTTGCTGACCGTCACAGGCATACCCTCACGGCCGACCCGGATAAACTCGGGCCGGATTCCAAGCTCTACCTTGGCCGCTGCCGAAGTCTTTGGCGCATAGCCGAGCGTTAGCGCGTGCTCGCCGACCCGAACCGTACTGCCCTCTACCTTGGCCGGCATGAAGTTCATGCCCGGCGAACCGATGAAGTAGCCGACGAAGGTATGGCTCGGACGCTCGAAGAGTTCGGCCGGCGTGCCGATCTGCACGATCTCGCCATCATACATCACCACGACTTTGTCGGCGAAGGTCAGCGCCTCCGTCTGGTCATGCGTGACATAGACCATGGTAAAACCGAACTGCTTGTGCAGCCGCTTCAGCTGCGATCGCAGCACCCATTTCATATGCGGATCGATAACAGTGAGCGGCTCGTCAAAGAGAATCGCGTTCACATCCGAGCGCACGAGGCCGCGGCCGAGCGAAATCTTCTGCTTTTGGTCCGCCGTCAAGCCGCGCGCGCGCCGCTTGGCCCAGCCGGCAAGATCGATCATCTCGAGGATTTCGCGGACGCGCCGGTCGACATCCGCCTCGGCCACGCCGCGGTTGCGCAGAGGAAAGGCGAGGTTGTCGTAGACCGTCATCGTGTCGTAGATGACCGGGAACTG from Rhizobium sp. NZLR1 encodes:
- a CDS encoding carbohydrate ABC transporter permease, translating into MSVSNETTSSRNIPGVTSVASGLSADEVGRLMRRRGEESRWWWLVPTIYIIVLLLPIYWLVNMSFKTNAEIVNSLTLYPHNPTIANYVTIFTEKAWYSGYINSISYVVMNMVISVAAALPAAYAFSRYRFLGDKHLFFWLLTNRMAPPAVFALPFFQLYSAFGLIDTHIAVALAHCLFNVPLAVWILEGFMSGVPKEIDETAYIDGYSFPRFFLKIFTPLIASGIGVACFFCFMFSWVELLIARTLTTTDAKPIAATMTRTVSASGMDWGLLAAAGVLTLIPGALVIWFVRNYIAKGFALGRV
- a CDS encoding sugar ABC transporter permease; this translates as MEKTWNNKAWFLVLPVLVLVAFSAVIPLMTVVNYSVQDTFGNNQFFWNGTDWFTEILHSDRFWAALQRNLIFSLIILALEIPLGIFIALNMPKSGIGVPVCLVLMALPLLIPWNVVGTIWQVFGRNDIGLFGYYVNAIGIDYNYVQDPLDAWVTIIIMDVWHWTSLVVLLCYAGLVSIPDAFYQAAKIDGASRWAVFRYIQLPKMKRVLLIAVLLRFMDSFMIYTEPFVVTGGGPGNSTTFLSIDLVKTALGQFDLGPAAAMSLVYFLIILLLSWVFYTVMTSHDAEN
- a CDS encoding ABC transporter ATP-binding protein translates to MARITLDHIRHAYGPNPKSEKDYALKEVHHEWNDGGAYALLGPSGCGKTSLLNIISGLIQPSEGRILFDGQDVTNLPTQQRNIAQVFQFPVIYDTMTVYDNLAFPLRNRGVAEADVDRRVREILEMIDLAGWAKRRARGLTADQKQKISLGRGLVRSDVNAILFDEPLTVIDPHMKWVLRSQLKRLHKQFGFTMVYVTHDQTEALTFADKVVVMYDGEIVQIGTPAELFERPSHTFVGYFIGSPGMNFMPAKVEGSTVRVGEHALTLGYAPKTSAAAKVELGIRPEFIRVGREGMPVTVSKVEDIGRQKIVRAQFAGQPIAIVIPEDEEIPADPRVTFEPSAISIYADSWRAGPEA